One genomic window of Pseudomonas aeruginosa includes the following:
- a CDS encoding ABC transporter substrate-binding protein → MRQTLSLFLLLCLLVGQACADERVTLRLADQKGNMRAQLEAAGALDDLTYDIRWFEFPAAAPLAEALNAGAVDAGIIGDAPLLFALAAGARLKAIAVDKSDPYGTAVLVRGDSPLRSANDLKGQRIATGRGSIGHFVALKALASVGLGEKDVEFRFLGPVDAKMALANGSVDAWATWEPYTAFAETADKARVLVDGRGLWAGNSFLAATDSALADPAKRAVLQDYLQRLASAQRWAYLHLDEYSRSLAQIIGFPEDAARLQFERRRLRWQALDERTLGQQQETADFYQAHGLIPQRLDVRPTFASGFAVRQASDADIR, encoded by the coding sequence ATGCGTCAGACCCTGAGCCTGTTCCTGCTTCTCTGCCTGCTCGTCGGCCAGGCCTGTGCCGACGAGCGCGTGACCCTGCGCCTGGCCGACCAGAAGGGCAACATGCGCGCCCAGTTGGAGGCTGCCGGCGCGCTGGACGACCTGACCTACGACATCCGCTGGTTCGAATTCCCCGCCGCCGCCCCCCTCGCCGAAGCACTCAATGCCGGTGCGGTGGATGCCGGCATCATCGGCGACGCGCCATTGCTCTTCGCCCTGGCCGCCGGTGCCCGGCTGAAGGCCATCGCCGTCGACAAATCCGATCCCTACGGTACCGCCGTGCTGGTGAGAGGGGATTCGCCGCTGCGCTCGGCCAACGACCTGAAAGGTCAGCGCATTGCCACCGGCCGCGGTTCCATCGGCCACTTCGTCGCGCTCAAGGCCTTGGCCTCGGTCGGGCTGGGCGAGAAGGACGTCGAATTCCGCTTCCTCGGCCCGGTGGACGCGAAAATGGCCCTCGCCAATGGTTCCGTGGATGCCTGGGCGACCTGGGAGCCCTACACCGCGTTCGCGGAGACCGCCGACAAGGCTCGGGTACTGGTCGACGGGCGCGGCCTGTGGGCTGGCAACAGCTTCCTCGCTGCTACCGATAGCGCACTGGCCGACCCGGCGAAACGCGCCGTGCTGCAGGACTACCTGCAACGCCTGGCCAGCGCCCAGCGCTGGGCGTACCTGCACCTGGACGAGTATTCGCGAAGCCTGGCGCAGATCATCGGCTTCCCCGAGGACGCCGCGCGCTTGCAGTTCGAACGCCGGCGCTTGCGTTGGCAGGCGCTGGATGAGCGAACGCTCGGCCAGCAGCAGGAGACCGCCGATTTCTACCAGGCCCATGGATTGATTCCGCAGCGCCTCGATGTGCGGCCGACCTTCGCCAGCGGCTTTGCGGTCAGGCAGGCGTCGGATGCGGATATCCGGTAG
- a CDS encoding LLM class flavin-dependent oxidoreductase gives MSIQFLGMIGHRLASETLAPVGPILDKPYIAAFARAHEEAGFDRILVGYWSDQPDGFLVAAAAGLATSRIGLLLAHRPGFVAPTLAARKLATLEHLLDGRLAVHIISGGSDADQRKDGDYLDHDQRYARSDEFIELLKRTWTSTEPFDFHGAHYRVEHAFSAIRPQQKPHIPVYFGGSSEAALKVAGKQADVFMLWGEPLAQAAETISAVREQARSNGREVEFSLSFRPILGRTEDEAWAKAEAIRASAGARLGEAGFPKGKPQSVGAQRLLKAVEQGERLDERLWTGIARLVGGGHNSTALVGTAEQVADALLAYYDLGVRNILIRGFDPLADAVEYGRELIPLTRAKVAERERRRATA, from the coding sequence ATGAGCATCCAGTTTCTCGGCATGATCGGCCATCGCCTGGCCTCGGAGACCCTCGCGCCGGTCGGACCTATCCTCGACAAGCCTTACATCGCCGCTTTCGCACGCGCCCACGAAGAGGCCGGCTTCGATCGAATCCTGGTCGGCTACTGGTCGGACCAGCCGGATGGATTCCTGGTGGCCGCCGCCGCTGGCCTGGCCACTTCCCGGATCGGTCTGCTGCTGGCGCACCGCCCCGGTTTCGTCGCCCCGACCCTGGCCGCGCGCAAGCTGGCGACCCTCGAACACCTCCTCGACGGGCGCCTGGCGGTGCATATCATCAGCGGCGGCAGCGACGCCGACCAGCGCAAGGACGGCGATTATCTCGACCACGACCAGCGCTATGCCCGCAGCGACGAATTCATCGAACTGCTCAAGCGCACCTGGACCAGCACCGAACCCTTCGATTTCCACGGCGCGCACTACCGCGTGGAGCACGCCTTCTCGGCCATCCGTCCGCAGCAGAAACCGCACATTCCGGTGTATTTCGGCGGCTCCTCGGAAGCCGCGCTGAAGGTCGCCGGCAAGCAGGCCGATGTGTTCATGCTCTGGGGCGAACCCCTGGCACAGGCCGCCGAAACCATCTCCGCTGTGCGCGAACAGGCGCGCTCGAATGGTCGCGAAGTGGAATTCAGCCTGTCGTTCCGGCCCATCCTCGGGCGCACGGAGGACGAGGCCTGGGCCAAGGCCGAGGCGATACGCGCAAGCGCCGGCGCGCGCCTGGGCGAGGCCGGCTTCCCCAAGGGCAAGCCGCAGAGCGTCGGCGCCCAGCGTCTGCTCAAGGCGGTGGAGCAGGGCGAGCGCCTCGACGAGCGCCTTTGGACCGGAATCGCCAGGCTGGTCGGTGGCGGGCACAACTCCACCGCCCTGGTTGGTACCGCGGAACAGGTGGCCGACGCCCTGCTCGCCTACTACGACCTGGGCGTGCGCAATATCCTCATTCGCGGTTTCGATCCCCTCGCCGATGCCGTGGAATATGGCCGCGAGCTGATCCCGCTGACCCGCGCCAAAGTCGCCGAGCGCGAGCGCCGGCGCGCCACGGCCTGA
- a CDS encoding aliphatic sulfonate ABC transporter substrate-binding protein, with protein sequence MKRPLCVLAGLLAATLLAGAASAADLISLRLGDVKGDRYAALRASGELDDLPYKLEMSAFPSGAPVLEALNAGALDIGFTGDIPFLFVYAAGAPLKAVGAWHFNPATVALVVGKDSPIRSVAGLKGKRIAVNRGGWGHFLALGALRRAGLGPQDVSFSFLGPVDGRAALVRGSVDAWVPWEPYTSSAVLLDQARVIDNGAGIMTGYSYALASDAAIARKKAAISDLLTRLARAQAWALRHPEAFAEALAKDLNMPREVTRRWVGEARISPVVFGPEVAATLQTAADFFHAEGVLPKSLEVAPAFDFSLSAGAAEVARQLPADLRVGQR encoded by the coding sequence ATGAAACGACCCCTGTGTGTGCTTGCCGGCCTGCTGGCCGCGACCTTGCTGGCTGGAGCCGCCAGCGCCGCCGACCTCATCAGCCTGCGCCTGGGCGATGTGAAGGGCGACCGCTACGCCGCCCTGCGCGCGTCCGGCGAGCTCGACGACCTGCCGTACAAGCTGGAAATGTCGGCGTTCCCCTCCGGTGCACCGGTGCTCGAGGCGCTCAACGCCGGGGCCCTGGACATAGGCTTTACCGGCGACATCCCGTTCCTCTTCGTCTACGCTGCCGGCGCGCCGCTCAAGGCGGTGGGCGCCTGGCACTTCAACCCGGCGACCGTGGCGCTGGTGGTCGGCAAGGACTCGCCGATCCGTTCGGTGGCCGGCCTCAAGGGCAAGCGCATTGCCGTCAATCGCGGCGGCTGGGGGCATTTCCTCGCCCTTGGCGCGTTGCGTCGCGCCGGCCTCGGACCGCAGGACGTAAGCTTTTCCTTCCTTGGTCCGGTGGACGGCCGCGCCGCCCTGGTGCGCGGCTCGGTAGACGCCTGGGTGCCCTGGGAGCCCTATACCTCCAGCGCCGTGCTGCTCGATCAGGCGCGGGTCATCGACAACGGTGCCGGGATCATGACCGGCTACTCCTATGCCCTGGCCAGCGACGCTGCGATCGCCCGCAAGAAGGCCGCGATCAGCGACCTGCTGACCCGCCTGGCGCGTGCCCAGGCCTGGGCCCTGAGGCATCCGGAGGCGTTCGCCGAGGCCCTGGCCAAGGATCTGAACATGCCGCGCGAAGTCACTCGGCGCTGGGTTGGCGAGGCGCGCATCAGTCCTGTGGTCTTCGGTCCGGAGGTTGCCGCCACCCTGCAGACCGCCGCCGATTTCTTCCATGCCGAAGGCGTGCTGCCGAAGTCGCTGGAGGTCGCCCCGGCGTTCGACTTCAGCCTGTCCGCCGGTGCCGCCGAAGTGGCCCGCCAGTTGCCCGCCGACCTCCGCGTCGGCCAGCGTTGA
- a CDS encoding ABC transporter substrate-binding protein — translation MKLKQYLLTSFATLLLGASLAQAAELPTLRVGDQNYYNVRASMEASGVLEGAPYQVEWKHFQSAAPVAEGLQAGALDLGFLGDSGFIFLAAKGAPVKLVGVSRQNPDTIALLVPKDSPVRSIADLKGRKVAYWPGAWSQQLTLRALEKAGLPKDYVEFVKLMPIDAAAALPRGSIDAFPVWEPYISQQIVVSGARPILTARDLMPGLSSIAANAASIEPRRAQIADFLGRLRKARAWVEAHKEQYADLWAQKANLDRAVSRHWIGQAGMSVGPVDAQAATDYQETADFLLQTGALPKPFDTSTVIDTSFNEAFH, via the coding sequence ATGAAACTCAAGCAATACCTGCTAACCAGCTTCGCCACGCTTCTGCTCGGTGCCTCCCTGGCCCAGGCCGCAGAGCTGCCGACGTTGCGTGTGGGCGACCAGAACTACTACAACGTGCGGGCTTCCATGGAGGCCTCGGGAGTTCTCGAAGGCGCGCCTTACCAGGTCGAATGGAAGCATTTCCAGTCCGCCGCGCCGGTGGCCGAAGGGTTGCAGGCCGGAGCGCTGGACCTGGGTTTCCTCGGCGACTCGGGCTTCATCTTCCTCGCCGCCAAGGGTGCGCCGGTGAAGCTGGTCGGCGTCTCGCGGCAGAACCCCGATACCATAGCCCTGCTGGTGCCGAAGGATTCTCCGGTGCGCAGCATTGCCGATCTCAAGGGCAGGAAAGTCGCCTACTGGCCCGGTGCCTGGAGCCAGCAACTGACCTTGCGCGCGCTGGAGAAAGCCGGCCTGCCGAAGGACTACGTGGAGTTCGTCAAGCTGATGCCGATCGACGCCGCCGCCGCCTTGCCGCGCGGCAGCATCGATGCCTTTCCGGTGTGGGAGCCGTATATCTCGCAGCAGATCGTGGTTTCCGGCGCACGGCCGATTCTCACCGCACGCGACCTGATGCCGGGGCTGTCCAGCATCGCCGCCAACGCTGCTTCCATCGAGCCCAGGCGCGCGCAGATCGCCGACTTCCTCGGCCGCCTGCGCAAGGCACGGGCCTGGGTCGAGGCACACAAGGAGCAGTACGCCGACCTCTGGGCGCAGAAGGCCAATCTCGACCGGGCAGTCTCCCGCCATTGGATCGGCCAGGCCGGCATGAGCGTCGGCCCGGTAGACGCCCAGGCCGCCACCGACTACCAGGAGACCGCGGATTTCCTGCTGCAGACCGGTGCCTTGCCCAAGCCGTTCGACACTTCCACGGTGATCGACACGTCCTTCAACGAAGCCTTCCACTGA
- a CDS encoding acyl-CoA dehydrogenase, producing MAVLQTPSAAFDERLPELTRQLAESADAHDRSGDFPHANLALLRHHGLLALALPPALGGPGASLGELRRVIGAVARGEPSTALVLCMQYLHLRRLADNPDWPGALKRRVAREVLEQGALINSLRVEPELGSPSRGGLPGTLARRVGDGWQLSGHKLYTTGIPGLTWLAVWARSDEPIPRVGTWLVRRDSPGIRIVESWDHLGMRASGSHEVLFEEVAVPLENAIGLHPHDQPPAPDQAVLRDFAQASAVLLGALYDGIAGSAREWLVGWLRERVPASLGAPLASLPRMQEALGEIDGLLLQNRLLLDAACCGQLPASDSGLLKVAVIDNALAVVEKALELSGNHGLSRHNPLQRHYRDVLCGRVHTPQKDSVWSAAGRAALSL from the coding sequence ATGGCCGTCCTGCAGACTCCCTCGGCGGCGTTCGATGAACGGCTGCCAGAACTGACCCGGCAACTGGCGGAAAGCGCCGATGCCCATGACCGCAGCGGAGATTTTCCCCATGCCAACCTGGCCCTGCTGCGACACCACGGGCTGCTCGCCCTGGCCTTGCCGCCTGCGCTCGGCGGTCCCGGCGCCAGCCTCGGCGAGCTGCGCCGGGTAATCGGCGCGGTGGCTCGCGGCGAACCCTCCACGGCCCTGGTGCTGTGCATGCAGTACCTGCATTTGCGGCGCCTGGCCGATAACCCCGATTGGCCCGGCGCGCTCAAGCGGCGCGTGGCGCGCGAGGTGCTGGAGCAGGGGGCGTTGATCAATAGCCTGCGCGTGGAGCCCGAGCTGGGTTCGCCGTCACGCGGCGGTCTGCCGGGTACGCTGGCGCGGCGTGTCGGCGACGGCTGGCAGCTGTCCGGGCACAAGCTCTACACCACCGGCATTCCCGGCCTGACCTGGCTGGCGGTATGGGCGCGCAGCGACGAGCCGATCCCCCGCGTGGGTACCTGGCTGGTGCGCCGCGACAGCCCAGGCATCCGTATCGTGGAGAGCTGGGACCATCTGGGCATGCGCGCCAGCGGCAGCCACGAGGTGCTCTTCGAAGAGGTGGCGGTGCCTCTGGAAAACGCCATCGGCCTGCATCCCCACGACCAGCCTCCGGCGCCGGACCAGGCCGTGCTGCGCGACTTCGCCCAGGCTAGCGCGGTGTTGCTCGGCGCTCTCTACGACGGTATCGCCGGGAGCGCCCGCGAGTGGCTCGTCGGCTGGCTGCGCGAGCGCGTGCCGGCCAGTCTCGGCGCGCCGTTGGCGAGCCTGCCGAGGATGCAGGAGGCGCTCGGCGAGATCGACGGCCTGCTCCTGCAGAACCGCCTGCTGCTCGATGCCGCGTGCTGCGGACAGTTGCCCGCCAGCGACTCCGGGCTGCTCAAGGTCGCGGTCATCGACAACGCGTTGGCGGTGGTCGAGAAGGCCCTGGAACTGAGCGGCAACCACGGCCTCAGCCGGCACAATCCGCTACAGCGGCACTACCGCGACGTGCTTTGCGGACGTGTCCACACGCCACAGAAAGATAGCGTCTGGAGCGCGGCGGGGAGGGCGGCGCTGAGTCTTTGA